Proteins encoded by one window of Winogradskyella sp. PG-2:
- the eboC gene encoding UbiA-like protein EboC (EboC, a homolog the polyprenyltransferase UbiA, belongs to system of proteins involved in the trafficking of precursor metabolites to an extracytoplasmic compartment so that the biosynthesis of certain natural products, such as scytonemin, can be completed.) — translation MKSVIKGYLSLMRPANLPTAAADIFAGASIAGIFSELSSFSAPFTLNLFFIVLASVFLYAGGVVLNDVFDIKIDAIERPERAIPSGLITLKNAAIFGSLLLLMGIILAFFVNTLAGCISTILAGFIVTYDYYSKHKLILGPLNMGLCRGLNLLLGISILGNIQHIEFTIVPIVYIAAITLISKGEVHGNNKNHIIFAGVLYALVIGLISLFIILKTDNILQTLPFLALLAFLIYKSLLKAYKENSPLHIKKAVIAGVLSLIVLDAAIAVGFSQIFVGILIILLLPLSFILSRLFAVT, via the coding sequence TTGAAGAGTGTTATAAAAGGCTATCTAAGTTTAATGCGTCCTGCAAATCTACCTACTGCTGCTGCTGATATTTTTGCTGGTGCTTCAATAGCAGGTATCTTTTCTGAACTCTCAAGTTTTAGCGCTCCTTTTACTCTAAATCTATTTTTTATAGTATTGGCTTCAGTTTTTTTATATGCTGGTGGAGTTGTTCTTAATGATGTATTTGATATTAAGATTGATGCCATAGAACGGCCAGAACGTGCTATACCTAGTGGCTTAATTACGTTGAAAAATGCAGCAATTTTCGGAAGCCTTTTGCTTCTTATGGGTATTATACTTGCTTTTTTTGTAAATACCTTAGCTGGTTGTATATCCACAATTTTAGCAGGTTTTATTGTTACTTACGATTATTATTCGAAGCATAAATTAATACTAGGCCCTTTAAATATGGGCTTATGCAGAGGTTTAAATTTATTACTGGGTATAAGCATACTTGGTAATATTCAGCATATTGAATTTACAATTGTTCCAATAGTTTATATAGCAGCGATTACATTGATTAGCAAAGGAGAAGTCCATGGTAATAATAAGAATCATATCATTTTTGCTGGAGTATTATACGCTCTAGTCATTGGTCTCATTTCACTATTTATTATTCTCAAGACTGACAACATTTTACAAACACTTCCTTTTTTAGCCTTATTAGCTTTTTTAATATATAAATCATTGCTCAAAGCTTATAAAGAGAATTCACCTCTACACATTAAAAAAGCTGTTATTGCTGGCGTTTTATCCCTTATTGTTTTAGATGCTGCAATAGCTGTTGGATTTTCACAAATCTTTGTAGGTATTTTAATTATCTTGTTACTACCTTTATCCTTTATTTTATCCCGCCTTTTTGCGGTAACATAA